The Marinilongibacter aquaticus genome has a window encoding:
- a CDS encoding hemolysin family protein → MALISSRKTKLEIAAKNGDKKAQTALDLASSPNKFLSTVQIGITLISIFTGIYSGDRLGVYVEPLLLNLGLDANMAGHVSVIVITVMVTFLSLIFGELLPKRIGMAMPEVISKVVAKPMNWLSILTSPFIWLLTHTSMLLFKLTGIKESDTGITEEEIKSMTREGATGGAIEEIEHEIVQNVFHLGDRKITSLMTNINEVTYLDLDDDLIENRKKIMESRHSVYPVCRDGINNMLGLLYTKDMLGKALTTELKNIEPKLRECLYIPENNLGYQVLEKFQEERKHFGVIVDEYGNVQGVVTMNDILDALVGDISETNEFEFEIIEREDGSYLIDASLPFDEFLQEFEIEISNRKDYNGFDTMGGFALEILQEIPDTGDTFDWEEFHFEIVDMDKNRIDKILVERRMKTDTGEKEETER, encoded by the coding sequence ATGGCCTTGATATCGTCGCGAAAGACGAAGCTTGAAATAGCCGCGAAAAATGGTGACAAAAAGGCCCAGACCGCTTTAGACCTAGCCAGCTCACCCAATAAGTTTCTGAGTACCGTGCAGATTGGCATTACGCTGATCAGTATATTCACGGGTATTTACTCCGGCGATAGGCTGGGAGTATATGTGGAGCCCCTGCTTTTGAATTTGGGCTTGGATGCCAACATGGCCGGGCATGTGTCTGTGATCGTGATTACGGTTATGGTCACTTTCCTCTCTTTGATTTTCGGCGAACTCCTGCCCAAACGTATAGGTATGGCTATGCCCGAGGTGATATCTAAAGTGGTGGCCAAGCCCATGAACTGGCTTTCTATTCTGACCTCACCTTTCATTTGGTTGTTGACCCACACGAGTATGTTGCTGTTCAAGTTGACGGGCATCAAAGAATCGGATACGGGAATTACTGAAGAAGAGATTAAATCGATGACGCGTGAAGGGGCTACTGGAGGTGCGATTGAAGAAATCGAACACGAGATTGTGCAGAATGTGTTTCATTTGGGCGACAGGAAAATCACTTCCTTGATGACCAACATCAACGAGGTTACTTATCTCGATCTTGACGACGATCTTATTGAGAACCGTAAGAAAATAATGGAATCGAGGCATTCGGTGTATCCTGTGTGCCGCGATGGAATCAACAATATGCTGGGCTTGCTGTACACCAAGGATATGTTGGGCAAGGCATTGACAACCGAGTTGAAGAACATAGAGCCTAAGTTGAGGGAATGTCTGTACATTCCGGAAAACAATTTGGGTTATCAGGTTTTGGAAAAGTTTCAAGAAGAGCGAAAGCACTTTGGAGTGATTGTCGATGAATACGGGAATGTACAGGGTGTGGTTACGATGAACGATATTTTGGATGCTCTGGTCGGCGATATCTCTGAAACCAATGAGTTTGAGTTTGAGATTATTGAAAGGGAAGACGGAAGTTATTTGATCGATGCGTCTCTGCCTTTCGATGAGTTTTTGCAAGAGTTCGAGATCGAGATTTCGAATCGAAAAGACTACAACGGTTTCGATACAATGGGTGGTTTTGCTCTGGAAATCCTCCAGGAAATTCCAGATACGGGCGATACCTTCGATTGGGAAGAATTCCATTTCGAGATTGTAGATATGGATAAAAACCGAATCGATAAAATTTTGGTGGAACGCCGAATGAAAACAGATACAGGAGAAAAAGAAGAAACAGAAAGATAA
- a CDS encoding MotA/TolQ/ExbB proton channel family protein produces MLQTILLQVPAETGIDSTLTASPVSINYFELLLKGGFVVYPILILLFITFFLMVERYLFIKGASRIDHGFLRSLKDNILRGDFRSAIAMCKSTNLPISRILEKGISRIGRPVKDIESAMEIQSNLEVSKMEKNMGYLGLIAGVAPTLGFVGTISGIIRIFYEISVTGEFSIETISNGLYEKMIASFSGLVVGLIAYAAYHGINMMIDKFSIHLQATVMDFLDTLNEPAS; encoded by the coding sequence ATGTTGCAAACCATTTTGCTTCAAGTTCCGGCCGAGACTGGAATTGACTCAACACTTACTGCTTCTCCTGTTAGTATCAATTATTTCGAGCTCTTGCTGAAAGGCGGTTTTGTGGTCTATCCGATCCTGATCTTGCTGTTCATTACATTCTTTTTGATGGTGGAACGCTACTTGTTTATCAAGGGGGCATCGCGAATTGATCACGGTTTTCTACGCAGTCTGAAGGACAATATTTTGAGAGGGGATTTCCGCTCGGCAATCGCCATGTGCAAAAGCACCAATTTGCCGATATCAAGAATCTTGGAAAAAGGGATTTCACGTATAGGGCGTCCGGTAAAGGATATCGAAAGTGCCATGGAAATCCAATCGAATTTGGAGGTTTCGAAAATGGAAAAGAACATGGGTTATTTGGGATTGATTGCCGGTGTGGCCCCTACATTGGGCTTTGTGGGTACAATCTCGGGTATCATCCGTATTTTCTACGAAATTTCGGTAACGGGCGAGTTTTCGATCGAAACCATTTCAAACGGTTTGTATGAAAAAATGATTGCCAGTTTCTCAGGTTTGGTGGTTGGTTTAATTGCCTATGCCGCATACCATGGAATCAACATGATGATCGATAAATTCAGTATCCATTTGCAGGCTACAGTGATGGACTTCCTTGATACACTAAACGAACCAGCATCTTAG
- a CDS encoding ExbD/TolR family protein — MKLKRQRRFEAEVQTASLNDIMFFLLLFFLIVATLGSPNVIKLLLPKADTATHEVSKQPITLSITEDKAYYIDRKNIPFPELEAALQQATMGMEEPTVILRAAQSLTIQDLVDIMSMGARLKIRMVLATELD; from the coding sequence ATGAAGCTTAAAAGACAAAGAAGATTTGAGGCCGAGGTGCAAACCGCATCGTTGAACGACATCATGTTTTTCTTGCTGTTGTTCTTCCTTATTGTGGCCACTTTGGGCAGTCCGAATGTCATCAAATTGCTTTTGCCCAAGGCCGATACCGCCACGCACGAGGTGAGCAAACAGCCTATTACGCTTTCTATTACGGAAGACAAAGCGTACTATATCGATCGCAAAAATATTCCTTTTCCGGAGTTGGAAGCTGCTTTGCAACAGGCTACTATGGGCATGGAAGAACCCACAGTGATTCTGCGAGCAGCTCAATCTTTGACGATTCAAGATTTGGTGGATATCATGTCGATGGGAGCTCGCTTGAAGATCAGGATGGTTTTGGCCACAGAGCTGGATTAG
- a CDS encoding DUF937 domain-containing protein, whose amino-acid sequence MAGILDLLNSDLGKQIVSGVSGETGAPQNKTADVLSMALPVLMGAMQKNASSSQGAAGLLNAVQGKHDGGILDNLGSLFQGGVDQSVKQDGEGILGHVLGSKQNMVQNALSQKSGLDAGQVGQILKVAAPILMGVLGKQARQNNVNDASGLTSMLGGLLGGGSGSKQQSLIESFLDADGDGSVIDDVAGMLLKGSGQKGGLGGMLGSLFGK is encoded by the coding sequence ATGGCTGGAATTTTAGACTTATTGAACAGTGATCTTGGGAAACAAATCGTTTCTGGAGTTAGTGGAGAAACGGGTGCTCCTCAAAATAAAACTGCAGATGTGTTGAGCATGGCATTGCCTGTTTTGATGGGTGCGATGCAAAAGAATGCATCAAGTTCTCAAGGTGCCGCTGGTTTGCTCAACGCCGTACAGGGCAAGCACGACGGCGGTATTTTGGATAATTTGGGAAGTTTGTTCCAAGGTGGTGTTGACCAGTCGGTTAAGCAAGATGGTGAAGGTATTTTGGGCCATGTGCTGGGTAGCAAACAGAATATGGTACAAAACGCGTTGAGCCAAAAGTCAGGTTTGGATGCAGGCCAAGTAGGGCAAATCTTGAAAGTGGCTGCACCTATTTTGATGGGTGTGTTGGGTAAGCAGGCTCGTCAGAACAATGTGAATGATGCCAGTGGTTTGACCAGCATGCTGGGCGGCCTTTTGGGCGGTGGAAGCGGCAGTAAACAGCAAAGCTTGATCGAGTCGTTTTTGGATGCAGATGGCGATGGCAGTGTGATTGATGATGTAGCTGGGATGTTGTTGAAGGGTAGTGGTCAGAAAGGTGGTTTGGGCGGAATGCTCGGCAGCCTTTTCGGTAAATAA
- a CDS encoding DNA-directed RNA polymerase subunit alpha C-terminal domain-containing protein, with the protein MEKRKKECEKGHVFWKSSDCPSCPVCEKEREVDQEFLRVLSAPARRALESEGIATLLQLSQCKASDLLNLHGFGPSSVPKLKKVLSEHNMAFRED; encoded by the coding sequence ATGGAAAAGCGGAAGAAAGAGTGCGAAAAGGGACATGTGTTTTGGAAAAGCAGCGATTGCCCCTCATGCCCTGTGTGTGAAAAGGAACGTGAAGTTGATCAAGAATTTCTCCGCGTGCTTTCTGCTCCTGCACGAAGAGCTTTAGAAAGCGAAGGTATTGCTACGCTTCTCCAACTAAGCCAGTGTAAAGCCAGCGACTTGCTTAATTTACACGGTTTCGGTCCCAGCAGTGTGCCTAAGCTCAAAAAGGTGCTTTCGGAGCACAACATGGCTTTTCGCGAAGATTGA
- a CDS encoding LytR/AlgR family response regulator transcription factor → MNAIIVDDERLARNELKRLLEDFPKIKVIGEAANADEAIPLIEETEPDLLFLDIQMPGKNGFELLESLEDKVPEVIFTTAYDEYALKAFEFNALDYILKPIDSARLAEAIQRVEEEREELERLEKAAPTEKVLGTQDQVFVKDGEKCWFVRLGKVRLFESMGNYVRLHFDDQKPMILKSLNSLEERLDPKIYFRANRKHIINLNWIDKIEPWFSGGLLVTLSAGEIGPGGEKIEISRRQAIKFKDLMSL, encoded by the coding sequence ATGAACGCAATAATAGTCGACGACGAAAGACTGGCCAGAAACGAATTGAAAAGGCTTTTGGAAGATTTTCCGAAAATCAAAGTGATCGGAGAAGCAGCCAATGCCGATGAGGCCATTCCACTTATAGAAGAAACCGAACCCGATCTTCTTTTTCTCGACATTCAAATGCCCGGAAAAAACGGATTTGAATTGCTAGAAAGCCTCGAAGACAAGGTTCCGGAAGTGATTTTCACAACAGCATACGACGAATATGCCCTCAAGGCCTTTGAATTCAATGCACTCGACTATATTCTTAAACCCATAGACAGTGCCCGTTTGGCAGAAGCCATTCAAAGGGTAGAAGAAGAACGTGAAGAGCTGGAAAGACTGGAAAAGGCGGCTCCTACCGAAAAAGTATTGGGCACACAAGACCAGGTTTTTGTAAAAGACGGTGAAAAATGTTGGTTCGTGCGATTGGGCAAAGTGCGTCTCTTCGAATCGATGGGCAATTACGTACGCCTACATTTCGACGATCAAAAACCCATGATCTTGAAATCGCTCAACAGTTTGGAAGAACGTTTGGATCCAAAAATCTATTTCCGTGCAAACCGCAAACACATCATCAACCTCAACTGGATCGACAAAATAGAGCCTTGGTTTTCGGGCGGGCTTTTGGTGACCTTAAGTGCAGGTGAAATTGGCCCGGGCGGAGAAAAAATAGAGATTTCGAGAAGACAGGCCATTAAATTCAAAGACTTAATGAGCCTATAA
- the pyrE gene encoding orotate phosphoribosyltransferase, whose protein sequence is MTTARKIANILLETEAVKLSPNAPFTWSSGWKSPIYCDNRITLSDVEGRTFIKKALAKAIRKHFPEVELIAGVATAGIAQGVLVADYLKLPSAYVRPKPKEHGMGNQIEGKILPGQKVVVLEDLVSTGGSSLKAVEALRAAGVEVIGMIAVFTYGLRIAGENFREAELPLITLSNYNFLIDEAQKQNYVQEADIESLKKWRRSPAKWGK, encoded by the coding sequence ATGACGACAGCCAGAAAAATTGCGAATATTTTATTGGAAACAGAAGCCGTGAAATTGAGCCCCAATGCTCCTTTCACTTGGAGTTCGGGATGGAAATCGCCAATCTATTGCGACAACCGAATTACGCTTTCGGATGTGGAAGGCCGAACATTCATCAAAAAGGCTCTGGCGAAGGCCATTCGCAAGCATTTTCCTGAAGTCGAATTGATCGCAGGCGTAGCTACCGCGGGCATTGCTCAAGGTGTACTGGTGGCCGATTACTTGAAATTGCCTTCGGCCTATGTACGTCCGAAACCGAAGGAGCATGGCATGGGGAATCAGATCGAAGGAAAGATTTTGCCAGGCCAGAAGGTAGTTGTGCTTGAAGATTTGGTTTCAACAGGTGGCAGCTCGCTGAAAGCGGTGGAGGCTCTTCGGGCCGCTGGAGTGGAAGTAATCGGTATGATTGCCGTTTTTACATACGGTTTGCGGATTGCGGGCGAAAATTTCAGGGAGGCTGAATTGCCCTTGATCACCTTGAGCAATTACAACTTTTTGATTGACGAGGCCCAAAAACAAAATTATGTGCAGGAAGCGGATATCGAATCTTTGAAGAAATGGAGAAGAAGTCCTGCGAAATGGGGCAAATGA
- a CDS encoding DEAD/DEAH box helicase — protein sequence MQTVKFNELPVSDYILQAVEEMGWENASPIQSQAIPAVLNGRDVIGQAQTGTGKTAAFGIPAIESVDVDHKATQVLILCPTRELALQVKEQMYLLSKYKKGLLVTCIYGGESYERQFRDLKRGAHIVVGTPGRIMDHLDRKTLQLSDLKMMVLDEADEMLNMGFREDIETILSQAPEERQTVLFSATMSKEILSITKRFQNDPHIIKVTREEVTNDNIEQLVFNVRRDAKTEAMCRLIDVHNLKLILVFCNTKSKVDEVAMELQARGHAAEGLHGDLRQGARTQVMNKFRNGNCNILVATDVAARGIDVNDVDAVFNYDVPMDLENYVHRIGRTGRAGKKGMAFTLAPNRDNGKLRDLERYTKVKIEQGKIPTLDDLKEVKRKQFKEKVISHISDQNIDEFADIINEMIDEGHDPDHILTALVKMQIGSLEIGSNFEDDLSDKRKARGERRSEGRRGSRNEQGDDRRGGRRNNKGQGSGEAGMVRLFINLGKKDHVSPNHIVGAIAAESKIPGRVIGQIDMYDKFSFVEVPERDVNRVLSGMKGKTINAREAAIEVAK from the coding sequence ATGCAAACAGTTAAGTTCAATGAACTTCCTGTGTCTGACTATATCCTTCAGGCAGTGGAAGAAATGGGTTGGGAAAACGCTTCACCGATCCAAAGTCAGGCAATTCCAGCGGTGCTCAATGGACGCGATGTCATCGGTCAGGCCCAAACTGGAACAGGGAAAACAGCCGCCTTCGGCATTCCGGCAATTGAATCGGTAGATGTGGATCACAAAGCCACCCAAGTATTGATCCTTTGCCCTACTCGCGAGTTGGCTCTTCAAGTGAAAGAGCAGATGTACTTGCTTTCGAAATACAAAAAGGGTCTTTTGGTAACCTGTATATATGGTGGTGAGTCGTATGAACGACAATTCCGCGATTTGAAACGCGGAGCACATATCGTGGTGGGTACGCCTGGGCGTATCATGGACCACTTGGACCGCAAAACCTTGCAATTGAGCGACCTAAAAATGATGGTGCTCGATGAAGCCGACGAAATGTTGAATATGGGTTTCCGCGAAGACATCGAAACCATTTTGAGCCAAGCTCCCGAAGAAAGACAAACTGTGCTCTTTTCGGCCACAATGTCCAAAGAGATTTTGAGCATCACCAAGCGTTTCCAAAATGATCCGCATATCATTAAAGTGACACGTGAAGAAGTGACCAACGACAACATCGAGCAGCTTGTGTTCAATGTGCGTCGCGATGCCAAAACCGAAGCCATGTGCCGTCTTATCGATGTGCACAATTTGAAATTGATCCTTGTATTCTGTAATACCAAATCGAAGGTAGACGAGGTGGCCATGGAATTGCAAGCCCGCGGACATGCCGCCGAAGGACTTCACGGCGACCTTCGCCAAGGAGCTCGTACACAGGTGATGAACAAATTCAGAAACGGAAACTGCAATATCCTTGTCGCCACCGACGTGGCCGCTCGCGGTATCGATGTGAATGATGTGGATGCAGTGTTCAACTACGACGTACCCATGGATTTGGAAAACTATGTACACCGTATCGGACGTACAGGACGGGCCGGCAAGAAAGGAATGGCTTTCACATTGGCACCAAACCGCGACAACGGTAAGCTTCGCGACTTGGAACGCTACACGAAAGTAAAAATCGAGCAAGGTAAAATCCCTACACTCGACGATTTGAAAGAGGTAAAAAGAAAGCAATTCAAAGAGAAAGTGATTTCACATATCTCTGATCAAAATATCGATGAATTTGCAGACATCATCAATGAAATGATCGATGAAGGGCACGATCCGGATCATATCCTTACGGCTTTGGTCAAAATGCAAATCGGCTCTTTGGAGATTGGCTCAAACTTCGAAGATGATCTTTCCGACAAAAGAAAAGCCCGTGGCGAGCGTCGTTCTGAAGGACGAAGAGGCTCGCGTAACGAGCAAGGCGACGACCGTCGCGGTGGACGTAGAAACAATAAGGGCCAAGGCAGCGGTGAAGCTGGAATGGTGCGTTTGTTCATCAATCTTGGAAAGAAAGACCATGTATCGCCCAACCACATTGTGGGTGCCATTGCAGCCGAGTCGAAAATCCCCGGTCGCGTGATTGGCCAAATCGACATGTACGACAAATTCAGCTTTGTAGAAGTGCCCGAACGTGATGTAAATCGCGTACTTTCAGGCATGAAAGGCAAGACCATCAATGCTCGTGAAGCCGCGATAGAGGTAGCCAAATAA
- the hisB gene encoding bifunctional histidinol-phosphatase/imidazoleglycerol-phosphate dehydratase HisB gives MKKVLFIDRDGTIIVEPPIDFQVDSLEKLEFYPKVLSVLRKIAEETDYELVMVTNQDGLGTDSFPEETFWPAHQKMMTTLEGEQIHFDQVFIDRTFEHENAETRKPRTGMLTAYLDNPDYDLTNSFVIGDRLSDIQLAVNLGAKGIHIAAEVSPEASKEQQAACALTTADWDEIYAFLKLPERIAEVQRDTKETEIYVKVNLDGKGAAQMDTGIGFFDHMLDQLAKHSGADITIKVKGDLHIDEHHTIEDTALALGEAFLKALGDKKGTNRYGFLLPMDEALAQVAIDFSGRPWLVWDAEFKREKVGEMPTEMFMHFFKSFSDSSKCNLNIKCEGDNEHHKIEAIFKAWAKAIKMAISRDIQAMDSLPSTKGVL, from the coding sequence ATGAAAAAAGTACTGTTTATCGATCGCGACGGCACCATTATTGTCGAACCACCCATTGACTTTCAAGTAGATTCCCTTGAAAAACTCGAGTTCTACCCCAAGGTCTTGTCGGTTTTAAGAAAAATTGCAGAGGAAACCGATTACGAATTGGTGATGGTGACCAATCAAGACGGTTTGGGTACCGATTCATTCCCGGAGGAAACCTTCTGGCCTGCACATCAGAAAATGATGACTACTTTAGAAGGCGAACAAATTCATTTTGACCAAGTGTTTATCGACCGTACTTTTGAGCACGAAAATGCCGAAACCCGCAAACCGCGTACGGGTATGTTGACGGCCTATTTGGATAATCCCGATTATGATTTGACCAATAGCTTTGTCATTGGCGATCGTCTCAGCGATATACAATTGGCCGTGAATTTGGGTGCCAAGGGCATTCATATAGCTGCTGAGGTTTCTCCAGAAGCCAGTAAAGAGCAGCAAGCCGCGTGTGCTTTGACTACCGCCGATTGGGACGAAATTTATGCCTTTCTGAAACTTCCCGAGCGAATTGCTGAAGTGCAACGCGATACCAAAGAAACCGAGATTTATGTTAAAGTGAATTTGGATGGGAAAGGAGCCGCTCAAATGGATACCGGTATTGGTTTCTTTGATCATATGCTCGACCAACTTGCCAAGCATTCGGGTGCGGATATCACGATTAAGGTGAAGGGCGATTTGCACATCGACGAGCACCATACTATTGAAGATACGGCTTTGGCTTTGGGTGAAGCATTTTTGAAAGCATTGGGCGACAAAAAGGGCACCAACCGTTACGGGTTCCTTTTACCGATGGATGAAGCCTTAGCCCAAGTGGCCATCGATTTTTCGGGCAGGCCTTGGTTGGTTTGGGATGCGGAATTCAAGCGTGAAAAAGTAGGCGAAATGCCCACGGAAATGTTTATGCATTTCTTTAAATCTTTTTCCGATAGCTCGAAATGCAATTTGAACATCAAATGCGAGGGCGACAACGAGCATCATAAAATAGAGGCGATATTCAAGGCTTGGGCCAAGGCCATCAAAATGGCCATCAGCCGCGACATTCAGGCCATGGATTCTCTGCCCAGTACAAAGGGCGTATTGTAA
- a CDS encoding sensor histidine kinase, with protein MGSKKAYWFYQIAGWSIYFISDILNYFTLYPFGFDELNHLMGNVMVNVATGVSLTHIFRLIFKHYHWIKLPIGQLILRCLIVVFLITFILAAINIPMDRAFININSMNAALLDISYHINLTKPVFMWVLVYVFYSFANESRVKDIEKVKLESSVKESEAKVLRAQMNPHFVFNALNSIRALVLEEPNKAMNGITQLSNLLRSSLISNRKTTVSLKEELKTIEDYLSLEKIRYEERLQTKCDIAPQTLGIQVPPMMLQTLVENAIKHGVQKALRWGFIEIKTYIENGMLVIVIRNTGQLHAEKSLNESSGFGIENTKRRLQLLYGNDYQFKIFQEDKLTVRAEIHLPIENKVI; from the coding sequence ATGGGATCCAAAAAAGCATACTGGTTTTATCAAATTGCCGGCTGGTCGATATATTTCATATCCGATATCCTGAACTATTTCACCCTCTACCCCTTCGGTTTCGACGAACTGAACCACCTGATGGGCAATGTGATGGTGAATGTGGCCACCGGGGTTTCGCTCACGCACATTTTCAGGCTAATTTTCAAACATTACCATTGGATTAAACTGCCGATCGGCCAATTGATCCTGCGTTGCCTAATTGTCGTGTTCCTCATCACGTTTATACTTGCGGCCATCAACATTCCTATGGACAGGGCCTTTATCAATATCAACAGCATGAACGCCGCCCTGTTGGATATTTCCTATCACATCAACCTTACCAAACCCGTTTTCATGTGGGTTTTGGTGTATGTATTCTACAGCTTTGCCAATGAAAGCCGCGTCAAAGACATCGAAAAAGTCAAGCTCGAATCTTCGGTAAAAGAATCAGAAGCTAAAGTGTTGAGAGCCCAAATGAACCCTCATTTCGTATTCAATGCCTTAAACAGCATTCGTGCACTGGTGCTCGAAGAACCCAACAAGGCCATGAACGGCATCACGCAACTTTCGAACCTCTTGCGGAGCTCTTTGATCTCCAACCGCAAAACCACGGTTTCGTTGAAAGAAGAGCTGAAAACCATTGAAGATTACCTCAGCCTCGAAAAAATAAGATACGAAGAGCGGCTGCAAACCAAATGCGACATCGCTCCGCAAACATTGGGTATTCAGGTGCCGCCCATGATGCTCCAAACCTTGGTCGAGAACGCCATCAAACACGGTGTACAGAAAGCTTTGCGTTGGGGATTTATCGAAATCAAAACCTATATAGAAAACGGCATGTTGGTCATCGTCATTCGCAATACGGGCCAATTGCATGCCGAAAAAAGTTTGAACGAGTCTTCGGGCTTTGGAATAGAAAACACAAAAAGAAGATTGCAATTGCTTTACGGCAATGATTATCAATTCAAGATATTTCAGGAAGACAAACTTACCGTGCGTGCCGAAATTCATTTACCAATAGAAAACAAAGTCATTTAA
- a CDS encoding cation:proton antiporter produces MELFNILTLLVVISAIFGYINVRFFKLPTTIGLMIMALVFSLVLILTQFINPEISNYAHILIEKIDFTTVLMDVMLSFLLFAGALHTNVGMIKQEKRTIGLFALVGVVLSTFLIGTLLYYLSGLIGHEIEYVYCLLFGALISPTDPIAVLGILTKSNVPKRIEINIVGESLFNDGVGVVIFFTILEIARLGVAEVTTTDVVLLFVQEAIGGVLFGLGLGFLMFRLLKSIDNYEVEVMITLALVMGGYLMAQQLHTSGPLAMVVAGLFMGSSGLKQDAMSETTELYVDKFWELVDVLMNAVLFVLIGLEILIIEFKPYFFIAGIGAVVIVLLARFLVIHFLVRISKKWVAVDREAPLLMTWGGLRGGLSIAMALSLPGEWAAKPYLVFITYSVVLFSIIVQGLSLEKVVKRVYQS; encoded by the coding sequence ATGGAGCTTTTCAACATACTGACTTTATTGGTGGTGATTTCGGCGATTTTCGGCTATATCAATGTCCGCTTTTTTAAATTGCCCACCACCATTGGTCTGATGATTATGGCCTTGGTTTTTTCTTTGGTCTTGATCCTGACCCAGTTTATAAATCCAGAGATCAGCAATTACGCCCACATCCTGATCGAGAAGATCGATTTCACTACGGTGCTGATGGATGTCATGCTTTCTTTCCTGCTTTTTGCAGGTGCATTGCATACCAATGTGGGCATGATCAAGCAAGAAAAACGCACAATTGGGCTTTTTGCCCTTGTGGGTGTGGTACTGTCCACTTTTCTGATCGGCACACTGCTCTATTATCTTTCTGGATTGATTGGCCATGAAATCGAGTATGTGTACTGCTTGCTTTTCGGAGCCCTCATTTCGCCCACAGATCCCATTGCGGTACTCGGTATTCTGACAAAGTCGAATGTACCCAAACGCATTGAGATAAATATTGTGGGCGAGTCTTTGTTCAACGATGGGGTAGGCGTGGTGATCTTTTTTACCATTCTCGAAATTGCCCGATTGGGCGTGGCCGAGGTGACCACGACGGATGTGGTATTGCTTTTTGTGCAAGAGGCGATCGGAGGAGTTTTGTTTGGATTGGGACTGGGCTTCTTGATGTTCCGCCTGCTGAAATCCATAGACAATTACGAGGTGGAAGTAATGATCACATTGGCATTGGTAATGGGGGGGTATTTGATGGCACAGCAATTGCACACTTCGGGGCCTTTGGCCATGGTGGTTGCGGGTTTGTTTATGGGGAGCAGCGGTTTGAAACAAGACGCCATGAGCGAAACCACCGAACTGTACGTCGATAAGTTTTGGGAGCTTGTGGATGTGTTGATGAATGCCGTGCTTTTTGTGCTCATCGGCTTGGAAATCTTGATTATTGAATTTAAACCTTATTTCTTTATTGCTGGAATTGGTGCGGTTGTTATCGTGCTTTTGGCCCGTTTTCTAGTGATTCACTTTTTGGTACGTATATCCAAGAAGTGGGTGGCGGTAGACCGCGAAGCCCCTTTGTTGATGACCTGGGGCGGACTGCGTGGAGGTTTATCTATTGCGATGGCTCTTTCTTTGCCAGGCGAATGGGCCGCCAAACCCTATTTGGTTTTTATTACTTATTCGGTGGTTTTGTTCTCGATCATTGTGCAGGGTTTAAGCCTCGAAAAGGTGGTGAAAAGGGTTTATCAATCATAA
- a CDS encoding histidine phosphatase family protein, whose product MSTKRLYIIRHGETDYNKRGIVQGSGIDADLNATGRAQARAFFEAYGHIPFQTVYTSELKRTHQSVQHFLELDIPHIILPGLNEISWGTKEGKVPNSLDDSNYYKLVEAWKQGDTHIPVEGGESPNQVAERQRGALKTILDNTEEELILVAMHGRAMRILLAQMSKLPLSEMDYFEHKNLCLYLVEYSYTEDSFSIVEHNNVEHLKSLTV is encoded by the coding sequence ATGAGCACAAAAAGACTTTACATTATTCGTCACGGCGAAACCGATTACAATAAACGAGGTATCGTACAAGGTAGCGGAATTGATGCCGACCTGAATGCGACTGGCCGTGCTCAGGCTCGGGCGTTCTTCGAGGCCTATGGCCATATTCCCTTTCAAACCGTATACACTTCCGAACTGAAAAGGACGCACCAAAGTGTGCAGCATTTTCTGGAGCTCGACATCCCGCACATCATCCTTCCCGGCCTGAATGAAATTTCTTGGGGAACAAAGGAAGGAAAAGTACCGAACAGCTTAGACGATTCGAATTACTATAAACTCGTAGAGGCTTGGAAACAAGGAGATACGCACATTCCTGTTGAAGGCGGAGAAAGCCCGAACCAAGTGGCCGAAAGGCAAAGAGGAGCCTTGAAAACCATACTCGACAATACCGAAGAAGAGCTTATTTTGGTGGCTATGCACGGCCGGGCCATGCGTATACTTTTGGCTCAAATGAGTAAATTGCCACTCTCTGAAATGGATTATTTCGAACACAAAAACCTGTGCTTGTATTTGGTGGAATACAGCTATACCGAAGATTCATTTTCCATTGTGGAGCACAACAATGTGGAGCACCTGAAAAGTTTAACTGTATAA